A genomic stretch from Terriglobia bacterium includes:
- a CDS encoding S9 family peptidase encodes MRKLLLPIPFLSVALAFSQASSVPPVITDPAQITAKQKFDIQPFTVEKLYMTHNIGDSSWSPDDKQVAFVTNISGRNNIWLVSAESGWPTQLTVSNQRQANIAWSPKGRWIAYNSDYDGNEQWDLFLVSVSNGQVVNLTNTREVSEEGAAWSPDGEKIAYSVKPKRSPNYELDTIEIDTKKIIHLTANTSSQFSNASPIWSKDGKSIVFTQQRADGKDANIFIVSAAGGKATNLTPHQGENNFLATDISNDGKTLLITSNAGNGYQNAALLDIATKKISWLTNDKWEVTSGHFSRDGKRVTWMANVDGNQDIFFYDLAAKQAHALPIAKGINWLAGAESAFSHDGARLLYRHEGANAPNDLWAFDFATQKPLQITHSLVGGLRSQDLVEPFLVHYPSKDGKWQISAFVYVPYNAERNGQNALVVAIHGGPESQVMNFFNRNIQYLVNQGYFVIAPNYRGSTGYGKEFQDADRFDMGGGDLEDVIAAAEWMKKTGFIDPKKMAVAGGSYGGYLTMMAVTKAPDLWAAAVPIVPFVNWFTEIENEDAALREYDISTMGDPVKDKARLQERSPINFVDRIKAPLLLLAGGNDPRCPRTEAEQVASAVKKRNGIVELKVYENEGHGFVKVENQIDAYTRLAEFLKKYAPPAKCGCNLE; translated from the coding sequence ATGCGAAAGTTGTTGCTGCCGATTCCCTTTCTGAGCGTAGCGCTCGCCTTCAGCCAGGCTTCTTCTGTTCCGCCTGTCATCACCGATCCGGCACAGATCACGGCGAAACAAAAATTCGATATCCAGCCCTTCACCGTGGAAAAGCTCTACATGACCCACAACATCGGTGACAGTTCCTGGTCGCCTGACGACAAGCAGGTGGCGTTCGTCACCAACATCAGCGGGCGCAACAATATCTGGCTGGTCTCGGCTGAGAGCGGCTGGCCGACGCAGCTTACCGTGAGCAACCAGCGCCAGGCGAACATCGCGTGGTCGCCCAAAGGCCGCTGGATCGCCTACAACTCTGATTACGACGGCAACGAGCAGTGGGACCTCTTTCTAGTCTCTGTCAGCAACGGACAAGTGGTGAACCTCACCAACACACGAGAAGTTTCTGAAGAAGGGGCGGCGTGGTCGCCAGACGGCGAGAAGATTGCCTACAGCGTAAAGCCAAAGCGCTCCCCTAACTATGAGCTCGACACCATCGAAATTGACACCAAAAAAATTATCCACCTCACAGCCAATACTTCATCGCAATTCAGCAACGCGTCGCCGATCTGGTCGAAGGACGGGAAGTCGATCGTCTTTACCCAGCAGCGGGCCGACGGCAAAGATGCAAATATCTTCATCGTGAGCGCTGCGGGCGGCAAAGCAACAAATCTTACTCCGCATCAGGGAGAGAACAACTTCCTGGCGACAGACATCTCAAACGACGGCAAGACTCTGCTGATCACCTCTAACGCCGGCAACGGCTACCAGAACGCCGCGCTCCTGGACATAGCAACAAAGAAGATCTCCTGGCTCACAAATGACAAATGGGAGGTTACCTCGGGACACTTTTCGCGTGACGGCAAACGCGTCACCTGGATGGCGAACGTCGACGGCAATCAGGACATTTTCTTTTACGACCTGGCGGCAAAGCAGGCGCACGCGCTCCCGATCGCGAAGGGCATCAATTGGCTGGCGGGGGCGGAGAGCGCATTCAGCCATGATGGCGCGCGACTGCTCTATCGGCATGAAGGCGCCAATGCGCCGAACGATCTGTGGGCCTTCGATTTTGCCACCCAGAAGCCATTGCAGATCACGCATTCTCTTGTGGGCGGGCTCCGCAGCCAGGACTTGGTCGAGCCATTCCTGGTGCACTATCCCAGTAAGGACGGAAAGTGGCAAATCTCCGCCTTCGTTTACGTGCCCTACAATGCGGAGAGAAACGGCCAGAATGCCCTTGTCGTCGCCATCCACGGCGGTCCAGAGTCGCAGGTCATGAATTTCTTCAACCGCAACATTCAATACCTGGTAAACCAAGGATATTTCGTAATCGCGCCTAATTACCGGGGCTCAACCGGCTATGGCAAGGAGTTCCAGGATGCCGACCGCTTTGACATGGGTGGAGGCGATCTGGAAGATGTGATCGCTGCTGCCGAGTGGATGAAGAAGACCGGCTTCATCGATCCCAAAAAAATGGCTGTTGCCGGCGGCAGCTATGGCGGCTATCTCACCATGATGGCCGTCACCAAGGCGCCCGATCTCTGGGCCGCCGCCGTTCCTATTGTGCCTTTTGTGAACTGGTTTACCGAGATTGAGAACGAAGACGCGGCCCTGCGCGAATATGACATCTCCACCATGGGCGATCCGGTGAAGGACAAGGCGCGGTTGCAGGAACGCTCGCCCATCAACTTTGTCGACCGCATCAAAGCGCCGTTGCTGCTGCTGGCCGGCGGCAATGATCCGCGCTGCCCGCGCACCGAGGCTGAGCAGGTGGCCAGCGCGGTCAAGAAGCGCAATGGCATCGTCGAGTTGAAGGTTTATGAGAACGAAGGCCACGGCTTCGTGAAGGTGGAGAACCAGATCGATGCCTACACACGCCTTGCGGAATTTCTGAAGAAGTATGCGCCGCCGGCAAAGTGCGGCTGCAATCTTGAGTAA
- a CDS encoding heme-dependent peroxidase: protein MKIPSSDLHAVPLTLEGSSVLHQMFRIRWAEWRKLSPAQQHEIAAEASAALLKMENDVTGQTAVFSLLGHKGDLLVVHFRNSFDQLKAAELAISRLRLSDYLEQTTSYLSVVELGLYDSSVKLYRTLREQGTVPHSPEWNEVIEETIKRQTEAMRPRLFPQIPPNRYICFYPMDRRRGEDKNWYSLPIEERQRQMEEHGLVGRRYAGTVRQIITGSIGFDDWEWGVDLFADDPLIFKKLIYEMRFDEVSAVYALFGTFYVGVRCPAAGLEELFSGKLPE from the coding sequence ATGAAAATCCCGAGCAGTGACCTGCATGCGGTACCGCTGACGCTGGAAGGCTCAAGCGTTCTGCACCAGATGTTTCGCATCCGCTGGGCGGAATGGCGCAAGCTGAGCCCGGCCCAGCAGCATGAGATTGCCGCAGAAGCTTCCGCAGCATTGCTGAAGATGGAAAACGACGTTACTGGCCAGACAGCAGTGTTTTCCCTGCTGGGGCACAAAGGCGATTTGCTGGTGGTGCACTTCCGCAACTCTTTTGATCAGCTCAAGGCCGCCGAACTGGCCATATCGCGGCTGCGCCTGAGCGATTACCTGGAGCAGACCACGTCTTATCTGTCCGTGGTGGAGCTTGGCTTATATGACTCTTCCGTCAAGCTGTATCGCACCTTGCGGGAGCAGGGAACTGTGCCGCATTCGCCGGAGTGGAATGAGGTAATCGAAGAGACGATCAAGCGGCAGACTGAGGCCATGCGTCCGCGTTTGTTTCCGCAGATTCCGCCCAACCGCTATATCTGCTTCTATCCCATGGACCGCCGCCGCGGCGAGGACAAAAACTGGTACAGCCTGCCCATTGAGGAACGCCAGCGCCAGATGGAAGAGCATGGGTTGGTCGGTCGCCGTTATGCCGGAACGGTCCGGCAAATTATTACCGGATCGATTGGCTTTGACGACTGGGAGTGGGGCGTCGATCTTTTTGCAGATGACCCGTTGATCTTCAAAAAATTGATCTACGAAATGCGCTTTGATGAGGTCAGTGCGGTGTATGCCTTGTTCGGCACGTTCTATGTGGGCGTTCGTTGCCCGGCTGCGGGGTTAGAAGAGTTGTTCAGCGGCAAATTGCCGGAGTAA
- a CDS encoding uroporphyrinogen-III synthase, translating into MSTNKSATSVKKSVSANKEEPLSGWRILTTRASKQSGGLAGPLREMGAEVIEIPTIEIKPPSSYKALDAALKNIAKYDWLILTSVNGVEVLFARLKKLRIAHTKLAHLQVAAIGPATEREIEKQGLKVAVMPDRYVAEAVVEALKDKTEGKRVLLVRAKVARDVLPIELKKAGAKVDVAEAYETHVPKAAKAKLNRLFSNDSSRPDIVTFTSSSTATNFLALLEKDHWHGLREIWLASIGPITSDTLRQAGFKPNIEALEYTMEGLALAIAKHVLTTHPSE; encoded by the coding sequence ATGAGCACAAATAAATCAGCTACGAGCGTGAAGAAATCAGTGAGCGCGAATAAAGAGGAGCCGCTCAGCGGCTGGCGGATTCTAACTACGCGCGCCAGCAAGCAATCCGGCGGGTTGGCCGGACCTTTGCGCGAAATGGGCGCAGAGGTGATTGAAATTCCTACCATCGAAATCAAGCCGCCGAGCAGTTACAAAGCTTTGGATGCTGCACTGAAAAATATCGCCAAATATGACTGGCTGATTCTTACCAGCGTGAACGGCGTAGAAGTATTATTCGCGCGGCTGAAAAAACTGCGAATTGCACACACAAAGCTGGCACATCTTCAGGTGGCGGCCATTGGGCCGGCGACGGAGCGGGAAATCGAAAAGCAAGGTTTGAAAGTTGCCGTGATGCCAGACAGATACGTGGCCGAGGCCGTGGTGGAAGCGCTCAAGGACAAGACGGAGGGGAAGCGGGTTTTGCTGGTGCGTGCCAAGGTGGCTCGCGATGTTCTGCCTATCGAACTGAAAAAGGCCGGCGCAAAAGTGGATGTGGCCGAGGCCTACGAGACGCACGTGCCCAAGGCGGCAAAGGCAAAACTCAATCGTCTTTTTTCCAATGACTCTTCACGTCCGGACATTGTGACGTTTACCAGTTCGTCCACGGCAACAAATTTTCTGGCGCTGCTGGAAAAAGACCATTGGCACGGACTCCGTGAAATTTGGCTGGCGTCGATTGGGCCGATAACCAGCGATACGTTGCGCCAAGCAGGCTTCAAACCGAACATCGAAGCCCTGGAATACACGATGGAAGGCCTGGCTCTGGCGATCGCCAAGCATGTGCTGACTACACACCCCAGCGAGTAA
- the hemC gene encoding hydroxymethylbilane synthase, translating to MAKLRIGSRGSQLALWQANHVAALLRAKGHTVEIEVIKTTGDKITSVALAQVGTKGMFTKEIEEALHDHRVDLAVHSLKDVPTDLAQEFELAAIMKREDPRDAFISVKFSSLEELPQGAKVGTSSLRRQCQLKSVRPDLEVFPLRGNVDTRLRKLESGEYDAIILAAAGVLRLGLETHVRSRISADVMCPAVGQGALAIEIRRGDQQTKTLLAFLNDADTHAAIDCERALLGSLGGGCQVPIGAYAEKRGDRLFLRAMVGRPDGSEILREEAAGTDGVKLGRETAQTLLWRGGDKILNDVYAQEVEVPKQP from the coding sequence ATGGCAAAACTTCGAATAGGCTCGCGAGGATCGCAGCTGGCGTTGTGGCAGGCGAACCATGTGGCGGCTCTGCTGCGCGCTAAAGGCCACACCGTTGAGATTGAGGTCATCAAGACCACCGGCGACAAGATCACCAGCGTGGCGCTGGCCCAGGTCGGCACTAAGGGGATGTTTACCAAGGAGATTGAAGAAGCGCTGCACGACCATCGCGTCGATCTGGCAGTGCACAGTCTGAAAGATGTACCTACGGACCTGGCGCAGGAGTTTGAGTTGGCGGCGATCATGAAGCGGGAAGACCCGCGCGATGCGTTCATCTCCGTAAAGTTTTCCAGCCTGGAAGAACTGCCGCAGGGCGCGAAAGTCGGGACGAGTAGTTTGCGGCGGCAGTGTCAGTTGAAGTCGGTACGTCCGGATCTGGAAGTCTTTCCTCTGCGCGGCAACGTGGACACGCGGCTCCGGAAGCTTGAGTCCGGCGAGTATGACGCGATTATCCTGGCAGCGGCGGGCGTGCTCCGTCTGGGGCTGGAAACGCATGTGCGCTCGCGCATCTCAGCCGACGTGATGTGTCCCGCTGTGGGACAAGGCGCGCTGGCAATTGAGATTCGGCGTGGGGATCAGCAGACCAAAACGCTGCTGGCTTTTCTGAACGACGCCGATACGCATGCGGCCATCGATTGCGAGCGTGCGCTGCTGGGATCGCTTGGCGGCGGGTGCCAGGTGCCTATAGGGGCGTATGCTGAGAAGAGAGGTGACCGTCTGTTTTTACGCGCCATGGTGGGGCGGCCGGACGGAAGCGAGATTTTACGTGAAGAAGCCGCAGGTACCGATGGCGTGAAACTGGGCCGCGAAACAGCGCAAACGCTGCTGTGGCGCGGTGGTGACAAGATCTTGAACGATGTGTACGCCCAGGAAGTTGAAGTGCCGAAGCAGCCATGA
- the nth gene encoding endonuclease III, whose translation MPVAKTSAAKISGAKSKSGLKPLAKAANPAKAEKIKASKGSYYPLAPERVKDILNRLDQRYPNVRCALHHSSAWELLVATILSAQCTDVRVNMVTPMLFQKYPTPQAFAALKPEQLEPDIRSTGFFRNKSKSIVGAARGVIEEFGGTVPDDMDKLLTLPGVARKTANVVLGSWFGKAVGVVVDTHVHRISRRLELTKAEDPKNIEQDLMKVIPQPRWIDFSHQIIHHGRALCIARRPKCAECPLENICHAADKTWSTVEIHKTAKP comes from the coding sequence ATGCCCGTCGCAAAAACGTCCGCTGCAAAGATCTCCGGTGCCAAGTCTAAATCCGGGTTGAAACCGCTTGCTAAAGCCGCCAATCCCGCGAAAGCCGAGAAAATCAAAGCCTCCAAAGGCAGCTACTATCCGCTGGCCCCGGAACGGGTAAAAGACATTCTAAATCGGCTGGACCAGCGTTACCCCAACGTCCGTTGCGCCCTGCACCACAGCAGCGCTTGGGAACTGCTGGTTGCGACCATTCTCTCCGCTCAATGTACAGACGTGCGGGTGAATATGGTAACGCCGATGCTGTTTCAGAAATATCCCACGCCCCAGGCATTTGCCGCTCTCAAACCGGAGCAGCTTGAGCCTGACATACGATCAACCGGGTTCTTCCGCAACAAGTCCAAATCGATTGTCGGCGCAGCCAGAGGTGTAATTGAAGAATTCGGCGGCACGGTTCCTGACGATATGGACAAACTGCTCACCCTTCCCGGCGTAGCCCGCAAGACGGCAAATGTCGTGCTGGGATCATGGTTTGGAAAAGCCGTGGGCGTCGTGGTCGACACTCACGTTCATCGCATCTCTCGACGGCTTGAACTCACCAAGGCCGAAGATCCAAAAAACATTGAGCAAGACCTGATGAAGGTGATCCCGCAGCCAAGATGGATTGATTTTTCTCACCAGATCATCCATCACGGTCGCGCGCTGTGCATAGCTCGAAGGCCCAAGTGTGCCGAATGCCCGCTGGAAAATATCTGCCACGCCGCGGACAAGACGTGGTCGACAGTGGAGATACATAAGACGGCGAAACCGTAA
- a CDS encoding DedA family protein, translated as MLEKIIATLAGFIIAVISKAGYLGVLLLMAIESACIPLPSEIIMPFAGFLVYKGQFNLLLAATAGAIGCNLGSVIAYEIGNYGGRPLIERYGSYIFMGRHELDLADRFFKRFGAVAVLIGRLLPVIRTFIALPAGVARMPRLRFHIYTFIGSWPWCFVLAWIGMKLGEHWDKDPRLKQWFHRLDAVIILLLLAGVVWFVWSHWKGRVKAEA; from the coding sequence ATGCTTGAAAAAATCATTGCTACCCTAGCCGGGTTCATCATCGCTGTAATTTCCAAGGCTGGTTATCTTGGCGTGTTGCTACTGATGGCCATTGAGTCTGCGTGTATTCCCCTGCCTTCAGAAATCATCATGCCCTTTGCCGGATTTCTGGTTTATAAGGGGCAATTCAACCTCTTGCTGGCCGCTACGGCCGGCGCAATCGGCTGCAATCTTGGTTCGGTGATTGCCTATGAAATAGGCAATTACGGCGGACGTCCGCTGATTGAGCGATACGGCTCATATATTTTTATGGGCCGCCATGAGTTGGATTTAGCCGATCGATTCTTCAAGCGCTTTGGCGCGGTAGCCGTGCTGATTGGCCGACTGCTTCCTGTGATCCGAACGTTTATCGCCCTGCCGGCAGGCGTCGCCCGAATGCCGCGTCTGCGCTTCCATATTTACACGTTCATTGGCTCATGGCCGTGGTGCTTCGTGTTGGCCTGGATCGGCATGAAGCTGGGCGAGCACTGGGACAAAGATCCGCGACTGAAGCAATGGTTTCACCGCTTGGACGCGGTGATTATTTTGCTGCTGCTGGCCGGGGTAGTGTGGTTCGTATGGTCGCACTGGAAGGGAAGAGTAAAGGCAGAAGCGTGA